A genomic segment from Pseudomonas mendocina encodes:
- the iscA gene encoding iron-sulfur cluster assembly protein IscA produces the protein MAITMSEAAARHVQRSLEGRGKGEGIRLGVRTTGCSGLAYVLEFVDELAAEDQVFESHGVKVIIDPKSLVYLDGTELDFVKEGLNEGFKFNNPNVRGECGCGESFNV, from the coding sequence ATGGCCATCACCATGTCTGAAGCAGCTGCCCGCCACGTGCAGCGCTCTCTCGAGGGGCGCGGCAAGGGCGAGGGCATTCGCCTCGGTGTGCGTACTACCGGTTGTTCCGGCCTGGCCTACGTGCTCGAGTTCGTCGATGAACTGGCGGCGGAGGATCAGGTGTTCGAGAGTCATGGCGTCAAGGTGATCATCGATCCCAAGAGCCTGGTCTATCTCGATGGCACTGAGCTGGACTTCGTCAAGGAAGGCCTCAACGAGGGCTTCAAGTTCAACAACCCTAACGTGCGCGGCGAATGCGGTTGCGGCGAAAGCTTCAATGTTTGA
- the iscU gene encoding Fe-S cluster assembly scaffold IscU, which produces MAYSDKVIDHYENPRNVGKLNAEDPDVGTGMVGAPACGDVMRLQIKVSESGVIEDAKFKTYGCGSAIASSSLATEWMKGKTLDEAESIKNTQLAEELALPPVKIHCSVLAEDAIKAAVRDYKQKKGLL; this is translated from the coding sequence ATGGCTTACAGTGACAAGGTCATCGACCACTACGAAAACCCGCGTAACGTCGGCAAGCTGAACGCCGAAGATCCCGATGTCGGTACCGGCATGGTCGGTGCGCCGGCCTGCGGCGACGTGATGCGTTTGCAGATCAAGGTCAGCGAAAGCGGCGTGATCGAAGACGCCAAGTTCAAGACCTACGGCTGCGGTTCGGCCATCGCCTCCAGCTCCCTCGCTACCGAGTGGATGAAGGGCAAGACCCTCGATGAGGCCGAAAGCATCAAGAACACCCAGCTCGCCGAAGAACTGGCACTGCCGCCAGTGAAAATTCACTGCTCCGTACTTGCCGAGGACGCCATCAAGGCGGCTGTGCGCGATTACAAGCAGAAGAAAGGCTTGCTCTGA
- a CDS encoding IscS subfamily cysteine desulfurase yields the protein MRLPIYLDYSATTPVDPRVAQKMSECLLVDGNFGNPASRSHVFGWKAEEAVENARRQVAELVNADPREIVWTSGATESDNLAIKGVAHFYASKGKHIITSKIEHKAVLDTTRQLEREGFEVTYLEPGEDGLITPAMVEAALRDDTTLVSVMHVNNEIGTINDIAAIGELTRSRGVLLHVDAAQSTGKVEIDLEKMKVDLMSFSAHKTYGPKGVGALYVRRKPRVRLEAQTHGGGHERGMRSGTLATHQCVGMGEAFRIAKEEMAAENQRITALRDRFYRQLENMEELYVNGSLSARVPHNLNLSFNYVEGESLIMALKDLAVSSGSACTSASLEPSYVLRALGRNDELAHSSIRFTFGRFTTEEEVDYAAAKVREAVDKLRELSPLWDMFKEGVDLSSVEWAAH from the coding sequence ATGAGATTGCCCATTTACCTCGATTACTCCGCCACTACGCCGGTCGATCCGCGTGTCGCGCAGAAGATGAGCGAATGCCTGCTGGTCGACGGTAACTTCGGCAACCCGGCGTCGCGCTCCCACGTGTTCGGCTGGAAAGCCGAAGAGGCCGTGGAGAATGCTCGCCGCCAGGTCGCCGAGCTGGTCAATGCCGATCCGCGCGAGATTGTCTGGACCAGTGGTGCCACCGAGTCCGACAACCTGGCGATCAAGGGCGTGGCGCACTTCTATGCCAGCAAGGGCAAGCACATCATCACCTCCAAGATCGAGCACAAGGCGGTGCTGGACACCACTCGTCAGCTCGAGCGTGAAGGTTTCGAAGTGACCTATCTGGAGCCGGGCGAAGATGGCCTGATCACACCGGCCATGGTCGAAGCGGCGCTGCGTGACGACACCACCCTGGTTTCGGTCATGCACGTCAACAACGAAATCGGCACCATCAACGACATCGCTGCCATCGGCGAGCTGACCCGCTCTCGCGGTGTGCTGCTGCATGTCGATGCGGCGCAGTCCACCGGCAAGGTGGAGATTGATCTGGAGAAGATGAAGGTCGATCTGATGTCCTTCTCCGCGCACAAGACTTATGGCCCCAAGGGTGTTGGCGCTCTTTACGTGCGTCGCAAACCGCGTGTGCGCCTGGAAGCGCAGACCCACGGCGGTGGCCACGAGCGCGGCATGCGTTCGGGCACCCTGGCCACTCACCAGTGCGTCGGCATGGGCGAGGCCTTCCGTATCGCCAAGGAAGAAATGGCAGCAGAGAACCAGCGTATTACCGCCCTGCGTGATCGTTTCTATCGTCAGTTGGAGAACATGGAAGAGCTGTACGTCAACGGCAGTCTGTCTGCTCGTGTACCGCACAACCTCAACCTGAGTTTCAACTACGTCGAGGGTGAGTCGCTGATCATGGCGCTCAAGGACCTTGCCGTATCGTCCGGTTCGGCTTGCACCTCGGCTTCGCTGGAGCCGTCCTACGTGCTGCGCGCCCTTGGCCGCAACGATGAACTGGCGCACAGCTCGATTCGTTTCACCTTCGGCCGCTTCACCACCGAAGAAGAGGTCGACTACGCCGCTGCCAAGGTCCGCGAAGCCGTGGACAAGCTGCGCGAGTTGTCGCCCCTGTGGGATATGTTCAAAGAAGGTGTCGACCTTTCCTCCGTGGAATGGGCAGCACACTGA
- the iscR gene encoding Fe-S cluster assembly transcriptional regulator IscR gives MRLTTKGRYAVTAMLDLALHAQHGPVSLADISERQGISLSYLEQLFAKLRRGNLVSSVRGPGGGYQLSRDMRGIQVAQVIDAVNESVDATRCQGQGDCHSGDTCLTHHLWCDLSQQIHEFLSGISLADLVVRREVQEVALRQDQRRCSGRSTTPHLDKIEASAIE, from the coding sequence ATGCGACTGACCACCAAAGGCCGTTACGCCGTTACCGCCATGCTCGATCTGGCGCTGCATGCGCAGCATGGCCCCGTTTCCCTGGCCGATATTTCCGAGCGGCAGGGCATTTCCCTGTCCTATCTCGAGCAACTGTTCGCCAAGCTGCGTCGTGGAAACCTGGTTTCCAGTGTGCGTGGGCCGGGCGGCGGCTACCAGCTGTCGCGGGACATGCGCGGCATTCAGGTGGCTCAGGTGATCGACGCGGTCAATGAGTCCGTTGATGCCACGCGCTGCCAGGGGCAGGGTGACTGCCACTCTGGCGATACCTGCCTGACCCATCACCTGTGGTGCGATCTCAGTCAGCAAATTCATGAGTTCCTCAGTGGCATCAGTCTGGCTGATCTGGTCGTGCGCCGCGAGGTTCAAGAGGTCGCGTTGCGCCAGGATCAGCGTCGCTGCTCCGGCAGAAGCACTACGCCGCATTTGGATAAGATTGAAGCGTCTGCCATCGAGTGA
- the cysE gene encoding serine O-acetyltransferase produces MFERMREDIQSVFHRDPAARNAFEVVTCYPGLHATWLHRVAHALWRSGWKWPARVVSNFGRWMTGIEIHPGAKIGRRFFIDHGMGIVIGETAEIGNDVTLYQGVTLGGTSWNKGKRHPTLEDGVVVGAGAKVLGPFTVGAGAKIGSNAVVTKAVPAGATAVGIPGKIIVKSDDEQEAKRQAMAEKIGFDAYGVGQDMPDPVARAIGQLLDHLHAVDGRLEGMCKALTALGSDYCAKDLPTLRDEDFADVCKDQQQGDKPAA; encoded by the coding sequence ATGTTTGAACGCATGCGAGAAGATATCCAGAGCGTTTTTCACCGTGATCCGGCGGCGCGTAATGCCTTCGAGGTGGTGACCTGCTACCCGGGGCTGCATGCCACCTGGCTGCATCGTGTGGCCCATGCGCTGTGGCGTTCGGGCTGGAAGTGGCCGGCGCGAGTGGTGTCCAATTTCGGGCGCTGGATGACGGGTATCGAGATTCATCCGGGGGCGAAGATCGGGCGGCGTTTCTTCATTGATCACGGCATGGGTATCGTCATTGGTGAGACTGCCGAGATCGGTAACGACGTGACGCTCTATCAGGGTGTGACCCTTGGTGGCACTAGCTGGAACAAGGGCAAGCGACATCCGACGCTTGAGGATGGGGTCGTGGTCGGTGCCGGGGCCAAGGTGCTGGGACCGTTCACTGTTGGTGCCGGCGCCAAGATTGGCTCCAATGCCGTGGTGACCAAGGCGGTGCCGGCGGGCGCGACCGCGGTCGGTATTCCCGGCAAGATCATCGTCAAGTCCGATGACGAGCAGGAAGCCAAACGCCAGGCCATGGCCGAGAAGATTGGCTTCGATGCCTATGGCGTGGGCCAGGACATGCCGGACCCGGTCGCACGGGCCATCGGCCAGCTGCTCGATCACCTGCATGCGGTCGATGGGCGCCTGGAGGGCATGTGCAAGGCGCTGACGGCGTTGGGCAGCGACTATTGCGCGAAGGATCTGCCGACCCTGCGCGATGAGGACTTCGCTGACGTGTGCAAGGATCAGCAGCAGGGCGACAAGCCCGCGGCCTGA